In Sulfitobacter sp. W027, a single window of DNA contains:
- a CDS encoding helix-turn-helix domain-containing protein — translation MEENRYLTIAEVAKVLRKHPRTIRDWVAKGCVTERGRVHLDATKVGKSWLVHPEWLELFEHRIRPSRRADLDVE, via the coding sequence ATGGAAGAAAACAGATACCTGACGATAGCGGAGGTCGCAAAGGTTCTCAGAAAACACCCTCGGACGATCCGCGATTGGGTCGCGAAAGGATGCGTCACCGAGCGTGGCCGCGTTCATCTGGATGCGACGAAGGTCGGAAAGTCTTGGTTGGTCCATCCCGAGTGGCTGGAGCTCTTCGAACATCGAATCCGCCCCTCGCGGAGGGCGGATCTCGACGTCGAGTGA
- a CDS encoding DNA cytosine methyltransferase: MEFSSLDLFCGAGGLSIGLERAGFRSVMGLDTNRDALATYARNLPHAKAEEKSVVGYDFKQWRGVDVVAGGPPCQPFSNGGKRLAAKDRRDMLPHFARAVNEIMPRAFIMENVAGLLAARNREYLAEVLGQFDDRYTITGPHLVNAADYGVPQNRLRIVLIGMLKGSITFPAPTHREMNRVAAGSVIRPGEVQGIPNESKVVYARNPDLRQSPYAGQLFNGGGRAIDLSKPAPTILAAAGGNKTHFIDELDLVPVYHRHLKNGGKPREGTLEGGRRLTVKESALLQTFDIDMVFEGSKSSQYTQIGNAVPPRLAEVIGASVASALH; this comes from the coding sequence TTGGAATTTTCGAGCTTAGATCTGTTCTGCGGTGCTGGCGGGCTGAGCATCGGACTGGAGCGTGCGGGTTTCCGATCGGTCATGGGCCTGGACACCAACCGCGACGCGCTGGCGACCTATGCGCGGAACCTGCCCCACGCGAAGGCGGAGGAGAAATCCGTAGTCGGCTATGACTTCAAGCAGTGGCGTGGCGTCGACGTCGTCGCCGGTGGCCCGCCATGTCAGCCGTTCTCGAACGGTGGGAAGCGCCTCGCCGCGAAGGACCGCCGCGACATGCTCCCGCACTTCGCGCGTGCCGTAAACGAGATCATGCCACGCGCCTTTATCATGGAGAACGTCGCTGGCCTGCTTGCAGCTCGCAACCGCGAGTATCTCGCCGAGGTCCTTGGTCAGTTCGATGATCGCTATACTATTACCGGTCCGCACCTCGTAAACGCGGCTGACTACGGGGTGCCACAGAACCGCCTCCGCATCGTCCTGATCGGGATGCTTAAAGGCTCGATCACCTTTCCTGCGCCAACCCACCGTGAAATGAACCGTGTCGCAGCCGGCTCGGTCATCCGGCCAGGCGAGGTCCAGGGAATTCCGAACGAGTCGAAGGTCGTCTATGCCCGCAATCCCGATCTTCGGCAGAGCCCATACGCTGGGCAGCTCTTTAACGGCGGCGGCCGTGCGATCGACCTCAGCAAGCCGGCCCCGACGATCCTGGCCGCAGCAGGTGGCAACAAGACTCACTTCATCGACGAGTTGGACCTCGTCCCAGTGTATCACCGACACCTGAAGAACGGTGGCAAGCCTCGCGAGGGCACCCTTGAGGGTGGTCGACGCCTGACTGTGAAGGAGTCGGCGCTGCTTCAGACATTCGACATCGACATGGTGTTCGAGGGTTCGAAGAGTTCGCAATACACCCAGATCGGAAACGCCGTGCCTCCGCGCCTCGCCGAGGTGATCGGTGCATCAGTCGCTTCCGCGCTCCACTAA
- the rarD gene encoding EamA family transporter RarD, whose translation MRNPDSLTTRPNEDTPQGLAFAIAAYVFWGFLPLYMKALAHIPAAEVVAHRVVWSVPIAALVLVVMRRTQDLKAALLSPRTLLMGAVTATLISINWGIYVWAIASGHALDAALGYYINPLFSILLGALLLGERMSKRQLLAVGLAVGAVLVLALDTGSIPWVALGLTLSWGFYALAKKSLPIGPNQGFLLEVLLLLVPALAYIAYLTSTGQGNFLTGTPIDTWLLLGCGAVTAVPLLVYANGAKLLRLSTIGILQYIAPTMIFIVAVFVFGEEFGRARMIAFPMIWAALILYSSSMLQQMRRSRSAKRPVGQG comes from the coding sequence ATGCGCAACCCTGACAGCCTCACGACCAGACCCAACGAAGACACACCTCAAGGTCTGGCCTTTGCCATTGCAGCCTATGTCTTCTGGGGGTTCCTGCCCCTCTATATGAAGGCGCTGGCGCATATCCCGGCGGCCGAGGTCGTCGCCCACCGGGTGGTCTGGTCTGTACCCATCGCAGCGCTTGTACTGGTGGTGATGCGGCGGACGCAGGATTTGAAAGCGGCGCTACTCTCCCCCCGCACGCTGCTCATGGGTGCGGTGACGGCCACGCTGATCTCGATCAACTGGGGCATCTATGTCTGGGCGATCGCCTCGGGCCACGCGCTTGATGCAGCATTGGGCTATTACATCAACCCTCTGTTCAGCATTCTATTGGGCGCGCTTCTTTTGGGGGAACGCATGTCCAAGCGGCAATTGCTCGCAGTGGGCCTCGCCGTGGGGGCCGTGCTCGTGCTGGCACTGGACACTGGATCGATCCCATGGGTTGCCTTGGGGCTGACTTTGAGCTGGGGCTTTTACGCGCTGGCCAAGAAGAGCCTGCCGATCGGGCCGAACCAAGGCTTCCTTCTCGAAGTGCTCCTCCTGCTCGTCCCGGCCCTCGCCTATATCGCCTACCTTACGTCCACCGGCCAGGGGAATTTCCTCACCGGAACGCCGATCGATACGTGGCTTTTGCTGGGCTGTGGCGCGGTTACAGCGGTGCCTTTGCTTGTCTATGCCAACGGCGCCAAGCTCTTGCGGCTCTCGACCATCGGAATTTTGCAGTACATCGCGCCAACCATGATCTTCATCGTTGCGGTATTCGTATTTGGCGAAGAGTTTGGCCGCGCGCGAATGATCGCCTTCCCGATGATCTGGGCGGCGCTGATCCTTTACTCGTCATCGATGCTTCAACAGATGCGTCGGAGCCGCTCTGCCAAGAGGCCTGTAGGTCAAGGTTGA